TATAATGTAGCTTTTTTTAAAAGAGATATtaacaaactgttcagcctcctgccctctggaaagaggtacaggcgcctccgttcccgtaccaccaggctggcgagcagcacaatgcaccaagcgatcaagatgctgaacactcaacccactctccctccactgtcagcctctagccagcaaggccactgacaaccccccccccatcccccaccaccatatctgcgactgaacattccacctgcactactatacttgtgactgaactttcaacctgcactaactcaaaacatgcacacacacacacacacacacacacacacacacacacacacacacacacacacacacacacacacacacacacacacacacacacacacacacacacacacacaagcactttctgcactaaacccaaacatacacacactgacacacacacacacacacacacacagacacacgaacacacacacagacgcacaccgcaccttctacctgcactaaacacatacacacacatacacacacacacacacacacacacacacacactgctgctggtgtacttgacagacctttttaatatttatttttcttcaaaatgctactattaccatgtcagaacgctataaagaacttttttaggaaaagcacaaaagcacaacaatacctcttaatgtatgtcctctacaagtcttctgttgtccagtcttgcactttaaatgtctgtatgagcactgtctatgtccatactgtcttacagtttttgcctactgcttaaacactataggcagatgcttaaaccaaagtagcatatcgttaagttgttggtgcataacttaaacacttattgcttgactttaaacaaaagtaagcattacactttcataccagtttagcaaggcacttgctcctttacgcaacacacagactccagctgtctacacacaatttcatacacaagacactttgttcaaaagtaaaatctcagagtgtcattgtgaaaacacatctgttaaaaaaacaaaacacactgatgtatgacaagatttagacacagacaataaaacacatgctttcaaaattgaacactattctgccatgttacaaagttgcatgctttatattaaattgcatttgttttattttgcatttatttgttttactttgattgcttgtatgctaaacaaggcgaatagcacaatggtactaaagtgtagaatatggagtatggcattgactgactcactgtaaaacctagcctgatacatgccgccaagagtagccttttatcttcatcatcacatgttagataatgtgaacatgatagtttgtagaaatagtgtcattttcagaacacaaccaagcaagaccacttgagcaaactgactgaacatgatataattttgatgatgtcatgtagatgtcagctgcatagtgtgtctgtgaaaatgtattgtatttcgtgaatacctcatacctcataaccaaacaaagtagcctatattgacttgattgttATTGATGATTGTTATTACAGCATgctgacgtaaccccatatttatatcatatttagatgtttgaaaatttgtgaaaataaccaatacacaaaaaaggtacataagctcacctacacactgttgtatttagagtgatgtactgtttgagatatattttgcttcggtttaatgtcctgtattgtaagatgcagttttgtaatgtacagtattgaattttggggtcttgtgaaaatgtgcattctgtgagactgaatagactgctccaaaaagaaagactgctgtgttttgtataaagcagacaactgttttaaagtcgatctaatttgttttctcatttggtgcttttgtgtgtcttttgacatgaaagtgaggttttgacaaaagattgtaaggtttttatggcaatgtttatgcttttatagcaaagcttcatgttgccatatatgtgatgggtttatctccaagtgttgagagtaattggcatgtgtgtagagttttgactctatgagccaaattttgcaaattgtgtgcaagcagtcggcaaaaactgtaagtccatgtataagtactgtctatgtctatactgtctatgtccttacctagattagtctatgtctgtatgggaaagcaagaaatgtaatttcaaattctttgtatgaccagtgcatgtaaagaaattgacaataaaacctacttgacttgacttgaaagattCCAAGACATCCCCTGAATTTACAACATCCCATGACCTTAACAGGCCTGACAGgttacattttcaatttccatgaCTTTTACAGGATTCATAGGAACGTTGAGCTCAACTTTCAACATCATCCTGGTGCATCCAGATGGTCAAACTGTCcaattcactcctctcctctcttctcctctcctctcctccttgatgGTCAAACTgttcaatcctctcctctccatattgGCGTCAAGCTGTACAATCCTCAACTGCCCATGGGCGTTTATTGTTCTTTAAGACAGTAAGTTAAGCAACCTGTCTCGAAGAACAAAGTGTTTTAAAATCCAGAATGAAGAACAATGAGTCACTCATATCAGCACAGCCCTGTATTTATTGGTCACATTCAATTCAAGTTTGATTAGGAGGAGCTGATGggctttataggcctactgtgtgcatCACTTTCatatatcagggcttgacactggcacctgccaaccggccaaatgctggtaaaacttggctgtggctggtaacaactTCAGTGTcactactagccaatttggcaggtaggttATTATATggcatgacatatcagaatagtgtatattctgcactttgtcccttgtgtatcaattgtttgtatttaagttcaagaaaagctcAGTTacacagtttctatttgtttgttttattcccatgtagaaacccatgcacttatCTTCTTGGTTTAAGTACCTCCTCTTCTGAGGTTGGatgtataaaaacaaaataaatttgtagctagtagaatagctggatggctagtgactcgggaaaaccactagccaaagtggccggcaagcgagaaAGTTCATGTCAAACCctgatatatatacatatatatatatatacatatggcTTGGGAGTTGGAatgggaaggttgcaggtttgaatcccacagcAGTAGTCAGAATGTGGGTGCTCTAGAGACTGTCATCAAATACCATGTCCCTAAAATAGATGTTAAGTGTTGGCTAAGTATAAAATACAGATAGGTCATGATGGCTGCATCTATTTtgtactggggtgaatttctcaaaaccaaagttgcttactacattagctaggccttgttttcaatgcattttcccattggcaactaccgaagttgctaacaggctaacaacttctcttttgagaaactcaccccttgATTGGCTACATTAGCCTACTAGGCCTATCAACCATTGATCAGCTATCTGGGGATTGTCTTCTATCACTGTTCTTGTCAGTTTTCCAATCATATTtgaggataggcctacattaaacaaACAATCATTATTATCTCATAATTCTAACCAAACTTCTtctttattgttttattgttatttatacattgttgttattattaggcctattattattattattattattagtattgttgttgttgttgttgttgttgttgttgatgatgatgatgatgatgatgttgttgatcTAGCGTCCATCTACTAACTAGGCTATGCCTTATGTTGAATTAGTCCATAGTCCCACAACATAATTTCCCTAGGCCTTCAATTAAAAAACATTCTCAATGATTTCAATCATCCGATTCCCTCGTATTCTTGCCTATACAACCACACTTGCCCGGAAAAAAACACTGTCTAACTTGGGGCCCCTCTACATCCGGAGCTTGAGCTGATGAAAAATGTATGACACCACCCGCCTGTTACTCCGGATGAGGGTGTAGCAATCACAACACAGGCTCCGAGGGTGCCATGTGACGAGAGGCTAGAAAGCGAGCCCCCGTGCTAAGCGATGACGCACTAGACTGCCAGTAAACGGCGGAGGAGGGACTAGCGTAGGCTTCGCTAGACAAGGGGGCTGTACTTGTTGCCGTGAGCTCAACCCTAAACCAGACCAAACGTCTCTCCCGGCTGGCAGCGAACAGACAGGGGGAACTCGACGCCCAAACTGAAGTTTGACAAAAGAGGAATGAACCGTAAACAGGTGAGCGATAACGCGTCGATTCTTTGATTTTGTAGTTTACAATGTACCTATTTATGGATGTATAGGCTAACTAAACTCTGGACACTTATCTCGAAGTTGGCAGgatgatatttttttttccaaaaatgtaaCAGGGCGTGCTGAAGTTTGGGTATCACGACGATTTCGTCGGCCTGCTTAGGTTTAATTCTGTCGCTTCAGATCTGAGGAGTATTCGATGAGTCTGGTGTTACGCATCATTGCCTGATAGGCCTACCCCTATTTTTATTCAGATAGCCTACTTCAGTTttatggtttgttttgttttgttttgttcctggTTTTACAAAGagtgtaggcctaaatgtttGTGTTCAGTTTAGTCAACTGCCCCCATTACTATGCCATTTGGGAACGAGCCAGAATTTGGATTCTTTAGAACACGCTTTTGGAGTGATGAAAGGCTACATGTTGCATCCGGACAGCAGTTGTGAAAGTGTTTTGTTTGGAATTGGTGTGCTGTCACTTTAAATTGGGCTAGGAGTCAAACGAAGTTCAGCTAAGGTCAGAGTCAAAGCCGCAGTACAAAAACTAACCCCCCCACCCGAGCAGTTTCCGTCCCGAAAGACAACAGTTGCTCCAGAACGCTGCTTTAGGCCTGTGTGCGTTTTAGCTTTATTTCACCATATATATCTCTAATGCACACGATGTTTTTATTTTCCAGCGGCTAGTGGAAAGAGGACCGTTTCAGGCATTGGCTGGGAGAGTGAGGAGCGAACCCTATCGCGGTACTATCCTAATGGCCGTCGACAGCAGCGAAGCGAGTCGGCGGTCCAAAAGCTTCAACGGTCGTAGCGAAGGGGACGAACGGCCAGCAGCATCCACTGCGCCCGCTTCGAAGACTCGGGCTCGGAACAAACCTAGGAATGCTCCGAATGGAGGAATGGCATTGCGAGGCAAGGAGAACGCCACAGAGGTGTTGGCATCCCCATCGCGGCGCAGGACGAAAGGCTCAGCGCAAAGACTCGACGTGTGCGCGGCCTCCACGCACGAGAGCCCTACCGTTGTGATGGATGAGGACAGCAACAAGATCTACCCAGTCGGACAGTTCTTTGGCAATCTGGATGTTTTGCCGGTGAGGGTTAATTTTAATTCCCACTGAACTCGTTTTCTCAAACAGAGCTTGACGGCTCTGAACCAGCGTAACCAAAAACTGGCCAAATGTAGCCACCATAAGAATGCGAAGGGTAAAAATCCCGTCAAAAGGCATATATAGACAGGGTTGCTATTTTGGCGCGTTATTGTTGACAGAAACGTTACTCATTCCATTAATAATAAATGAGGTCAAATGGCAGAGTCCACTCCGCCATTGTGCGTGTTTATCTCCACCATGGGCTCCTGCTGTGCCGCTGTGCTTCCCATAGTCAGCACGGCACAGACCCATCCGCAACACCTTTCTCTCACGCATAGGCAATACTCTTTGGCATGCAAAGGCTTTAACctttcacacacattcacgcattgCATTTTGTTGGTTGTTGTTGATTAATTCCACCACAGCTAATCCAGCTCGTTTTCATGCGCAACgcgattttatttatttgtttgtgggtttatttatttatttatgcaggATTATCCGGAGCGGCCACATACGACAGTGACGACCAGTCAACGACAGAACAGACGGCGGCATTACTACGCCAAAGAGGATGAAGACGACGAGACCCACTAGCACACTGCTGGATGGATAGGCTACTGGGGCcggagactgactgactggctttaATCTGGGGTTTGTTTGCGTGGAATCAGCGCTGCATATCTGGAGATGCAATCACAAGTTCACTAGGCCTACCAGCAGCAAAACACGAATGGAACTTGCCCTGACTGTACTGTGCCAACGTCTCGCTGCCAAGACGCTGCGTGCCAAAAGGTGATCATATCGGACTGCAGTCTTCTGTGCCATAAACATCAACTCAAACCAACTCAGTGATTTTCTTAAAACAATGCGCTGGAGAACACCGGCGCTATCTGCCCTTAGCCTTTCACCGGCCTTGGGGAACTAGAAGGAATCTGTGTTGCAATTCCTCCGATCATCTAAATGGTAACATAAGCTGTTGAAGTgaagtgagttttttttttaatgcgatGAAGCTTATGCACACTTATGTTCAGACCAAATGCGACTTAAAAGCGTCCCAATATGATGGCCAATCTGATGGGTTTTAAAAAATGTGGGAGATTTAGTATGGGATGATACATCACAAATGCTTATTTGGGAAACAATTACGCAAAAATATTTTTACATTGGAAAACCAATTGGTGACAGTTTGTGAGATGCCAAGGAAGAACAGCTAATTCAAAGCACGTTTCTCACATTTTTAATTTTGTAAAAAGTCTAATAGATGTTGCTGTTACAAGACTTTGTAATTATATAAATCTCCAAACTTTGTAAATGTCTGTGAATATAAGACATGCACTAATATTTCTAGTAGCTAGATACCTGTGGCtgtaaaaaatgtttatttttatatGAAATCTGTGTATATCTTGAAAGtgttatattttatcaaacaGAGGCCTTGTTTCAGAAAATGCAGCTAGTTATttaacaaatcaaatcaaatcaacttTCTCAGTTCACATTTTAGCCCATATTGTTTGATTAATCCGTCCATGCACGACAATAAAGCATTTTCATGTTTTCCTAGCTAAAATTCTTTGCTTCAGCTTTTGTCTTTAACTTCAACTTGGattttaatttattcatttagGTTTATTTATAATTTAGTAAAGGATCCAGGAGATGATGATATGCCTGAAATGAAAACAAGTCAAATTTATTCTGACTATACTGGTCAAAGGTGAAGGGTAGCCTGTCAAATGCTCAATTGTAGTGCCTTGTCTGAGCTGTTTCAGTCCTTCCTTTATACACCTTTGTCCACTTTGTTACAGAGAATTAACTTGGTTATCACATTTTTTACGATTTCTTTTTTAAGTATAGGTCCATCTCTAAATGAATGGACACTTATGTATGTGCACTATAACCAACATTAATATCACATAATGTTACGTTACATGTTGTTGTACACCTTTTAACAGAAGCTAATATAACAGGGGCTTTTTAAGTGTAACCACTACTTCTGTAATTAGCAGATAAATGCTATGTGAATCTGTGTGGCTGTATTGGAGCCATTTTGGACTTCAAGGCCATGCCGTATTGTTCAGCCCATAACACGTGTTCCTTATCTTGCCCAAAATAATGTGCTTATAACAGTCCTACTACCGCTTGTCTCAGCCCTGAGTTGAAATAAGACACCATTACAGCTGGTGACTCacttttatgagtgtgtgtgcttggataTTTTAACACAGTGTTTAACAACTGTGAAGCACATACACAGGTTTACAACACAGACATAAGAGTTACAAAGTGTCTACTACTTCATTTTGAGCACAGTTAAGTAGAATGGCATTTACATGGTAACACACATAGGAAAGACGACGTCTCACACTAACACTTCCCTCTTGATGGATGGCACCAGGTTTACACTCTACGCCAAGAATTTTTACAGGTCTGATGTGGGCTGTGAAGACACTACTCATATCCTCTTCCTTCACACATGCCACTGTGGAGAGATACCGTAGACATGCATAGAGCGGTGGTAGAGATGGTGTACTTAGATCTGCACTGTGtagatcagcggttcccaaactttttcagcagggacccccttttggacttaagaaTATTTTTCCCCCTTCAGTGCCGCTGCGGCCCCCCTAGGGGCCCCGACCCACAGTTTgtgaaccactggtgtagatgaTGGGTTCCCGAACTTTCCCAACTTGGGACCCACttaacattttcacaaatgtttgcggCCCACCACCGACTCAATAAACAGTACAACTGAAATAAATAGTCAACTGcaatacacacaaaaatattattccgatttttagaaaattatttcactgcccagatggtgtgtgtgtgtgtgtgtgtgtgtgtaaattctcACAGACAAGCTCTGCCTGTTCAGGGtggcctcacacactcacatgagaTTCGGACTGCACGTCTGTCACAGGAAATTTGATTGTTCCAAGTCAATAAACAAAAACTCGAGACTCACTTACTCCCTAAACATCCTTTGCAGGCAAAGCCAAACGATAACAAATACAGATAGGGACGGACTGTTCCACAGCTTACACAACAGTTAGAGTTCATATTCAACCACCAAAATACAGCACAGTCAGGGATTGACAATGTACGTTCAAATGCAACTGTAGTTATTCTGCTAAACGACCTAAAATGCAAAATTCAAACTTCTATTAAAGGCTTTAATATTTACTGTCAGTTTCGCAAATGTGGACTAAGCCCTTGGCAAAGATGAacccttgctcacacacacacacacacactgacaatttTGGCCAGGtccagggcaaaatcatctgaacgggccccccaTCCAGTTCATACATtgaaatgaggacccagttctgggcttCCTCTCTTTTTGGGCgcagaacaactgaccccttgtcatacacacacacacacacacacacacactaaacagaacagaacagtcgTCAGAGAAGGAGTGTATTTCAGAGGTCTTTAGTCTGATTGCTAAATAGCATCACATTCCAGCACTGGATAGTATCCAGTGGATACATCATCAAAACTAAATCTGTTCACACTCTGGTGAAAAAATACTACATACAAAATGTTTGTGCAAGTCATCACCTGGTCTGTTTTTTTGTATTCACATTAAAAATGTATAGCCGAAGTTGGCACATAAATGCTAAAAATCAAGTCATCattcaaaaatgtaaaacaatTCATGATCAAATATAAATTATTTGCCAGCTTAGAAAAaattgtttgtaattaaaaaaaataacgaCAATATATAAAAATTGCTGCTACTACACATTATGAAGCTGCCATTGTAATGGAATATGACTTCAGTGCACTTGAACGTAGTAGATCCTGTGACAGACTCTGATAGCGTCTCATTTCCTCATTCCCTTTTGAAGAGCTCAGTGCCTCCTACAGACTAGAACAACAGAGCAGTAATACATCTTAATCTTAACATGCTCGTCTTTCTAGCTCAAACACTCTGCTTGGCTTTCTGTCTTGGAACAGCTGACTGTGACAGAATAAAGTTAAGTAGTCTGGCTGTTTCTCTTGGACTCCACCAATCTCTGTGCCAGACACTGGCAGCGTCCCCCATCatccacatttacacacacacacacacacacacacacacacacacacacacacacacacacacacacacacacacacacacacacacacacacacacactgcagacacttgcgagcagggctctaaattaacgcacgccaacacgccaaatgcgggtgaaaaatcattttggctggtagaaaaaatcatccactagccaaattggccggtagcgcgcgcccgactgaacgttaaacagctgcccgcacagatctgtagctgccgtctgatgagcGTTAAAACgttgcctacattacccatgaacattagtcctaccgtcatgatgtagcccacacccattggctgactgttaatcacaataaggcagcctcgcatccattggctgcgtgtttgatacccgcgcgccgctcgaactagtgttaataaaatatgttcaatgagcggactagccgATTACTTTGGTTTCGTAGGtttgtcagatgaaaaataatgtggcagtggttaaatcacggttatgtgtcgatgaatgcaagtaatagcagcgtaactgttgtgacggtgaaatagagtattgatggagcgaaaacggcgtgagtgagtgaagggacaggacagctgtctgtcaaaacagtgtcgttgccgtcagaagccgtctgatatttgcgaggtcctcgcaactacaaacgatggagttgtcgtttcctaataacgcccacgccatcgcaaagaccctgcacgagtttgacatggatatacgagtaagtgaaaaaaaatataacgaaaactagcgacgaaagtaacaaagtagcctGGTGTGTGGTAGCCTGGTGCgtggtgtc
This Engraulis encrasicolus isolate BLACKSEA-1 chromosome 10, IST_EnEncr_1.0, whole genome shotgun sequence DNA region includes the following protein-coding sequences:
- the c10h1orf174 gene encoding UPF0688 protein C1orf174 homolog, whose product is MNRKQRLVERGPFQALAGRVRSEPYRGTILMAVDSSEASRRSKSFNGRSEGDERPAASTAPASKTRARNKPRNAPNGGMALRGKENATEVLASPSRRRTKGSAQRLDVCAASTHESPTVVMDEDSNKIYPVGQFFGNLDVLPDYPERPHTTVTTSQRQNRRRHYYAKEDEDDETH